One window of the Salvia miltiorrhiza cultivar Shanhuang (shh) chromosome 6, IMPLAD_Smil_shh, whole genome shotgun sequence genome contains the following:
- the LOC130989813 gene encoding uncharacterized protein LOC130989813 — protein sequence MHVEKNVFDNVFNTVLNVPGRTKDTSKSREELNTYCSRPALEKNVETNKYPKACYMLDTKEKKVLFEWVKTLRFPDGYVSNMGICVDMSKLKMFGMKSHDCHVFMQRILPITFRELLPSHVWKAITELSLFFKDLSSRNLRCEDVCRLSDNIAITLCKLERIFPPSFFDSMEHLPVHLAFEAQLAGSVQYRWMYPFERYLRKLKNNVRNKARVEGSICNAYIVEEASTFCSYYFEEHVRTRYRNVPRNLNTRDDVRFDGHPDRISVFKQPGQYFGKMTTRYLDEKEYHAAHTYVLLNCKEVTQTYLKLFVAELRALHISKADINRQMEIQFSDWFRSYVSNPANHVVNEFLIALANGPLVMVKTYPGFYVNGYKFHTMMHGTNRASMNSGVCIKGECYGSDENGELDYYGRLLEVCELEYMGLPLKTTTLFKCEWFDPSPRGTSVHPQFKLVSINHTRRYGGYEPFVLVDQAIQVYYCTYPSLRSDRKDWWEVCKIKARSKVEVPNAVEETVVNQPFQEDDLMTPTNPDIDDDTTIVHPRGGLIDIDDADEEDEEDTYLTDEEDRNLDDSF from the exons ATGCACGTGGAGAAGAATGTCTTTGATAATGTGTTCAATACAGTTTTGAACGTACCAGGAAGGACAAAGGATACAAGCAAATCTAGAGAAGAACTAAACACATATTGCTCAAGACCAGCACTTGAAAAAAATGTTGAGACAAACAAGTATCCAAAAGCTTGTTACATGCTTGACACTAAAGAGAAGAAAGTATTGTTTGAATGGGTCAAAACTTTACGATTCCCTGATGGTTATGTGTCAAATATGGGAATATGTGTCGACATGAGCAAACTTAAGATGTTTGGGATGAAGAGCCACGATTGCCATGTGTTTATGCAACGTATTTTGCCAATTACCTTTCGTGAATTGCTTCCGTCACATGTGTGGAAGGCAATCACTGAACTAAGTTTGTTCTTCAAGGATTTGAGTTCTAGGAACTTGAGATGTGAAGACGTGTGCCGCCTTAGTGACAACATTGCTATCACTTTATGCAAGCTTGAGCGTATCTTTCCACCCAGCTTCTTTGATTCTATGGAGCATCTTCCAGTTCATTTAGCTTTTGAAGCTCAACTTGCAGGGTCAGTTCAATATCGATGGATGTATCCATTTGAAAGATATTTGCGCAAGTTGAAAAACAATGTAAGAAACAAAGCTAGAGTGGAGGGATCAATTTGCAATGCTTACATAGTGGAAGAAGCTTCTACTTTTTGCTCATATTACTTCGAGGAGCATGTGAGGACGAGGTATAGGAATGTGCCTCGTAATTTGAATACAAGAGATGATGTGAGATTTGATGGACATCCAGATCGAATTTCAGTTTTCAAGCAACCTGGGCAATACTTTGGAAAAATGACAACGAGATACTTAGATGAAAAAGAGTATCACGCTGCTCATACTTATGTTCTACTAAATTGCAAAGAAGTGACACAAACATATCTCAA GTTATTCGTGGCTGAATTGCGTGCATTACACATCTCAAAAGCTGATATTAACCGTCAGATGGAAATCCAATTTTCAGATTGGTTCCGATCATAT GTGTCAAATCCTGCAAATCACGTGGTTAATGAGTTTCTAATTGCTCTCGCAAATGGCCCCCTAGTCATGGTGAAGACTTACCCGGGATTTTATGTAAATGGATATAAATTTCACACGATGATGCATGGGACTAATCGGGCTAGTATGAACAGTGGTGTGTGCATAAAAGGTGAATGTTATGGTTCAGATGAGAATGGTGAACTCGACTATTATGGGCGTTTGCTGGAGGTATGCGAGCTTGAGTATATGGGTCTACCACTGAAGACGACCACACTATTTAAGTGTGAATGGTTTGATCCATCACCACGTGGGACATCAGTGCATCCTCAATTCAAATTGGtttcaataaatcatacacgtAGATATGGTGGTTATGAACCATTTGTGCTAGTTGACCAAGCTATTCAAGTATATTATTGTACATACCCAAGTTTGAGAAGTGATAGGAAGGATTGGTGGGAAGTTTGTAAGATTAAAGCTAGGTCGAAAGTTGAAGTTCCAAATGCAGTGGAAGAGACTGTAGTGAACCAACCTTTTCAAGAAGATGACTTAATGACTCCAACAAACCCTGACATAGATGATGACACCACAATAGTGCATCCTCGTGGTGGTTTGATAGATATTGATGATGCCGAtgaggaagacgaagaagacaCATATTTGACTGATGAAGAAGATAGAAACTTGGATGATAGTTTTTAG
- the LOC130989814 gene encoding uncharacterized protein LOC130989814: MARGSSDTHSGRRGRGDGRGRSSSSGASSQASDEGIHDSVAQIQLAGGSGSAPTSSEDTVPSSHSSTGRIMLTITPQGKIYPYEYVPKACTHIFKQVRNPNGFNWKATHDDVKNLYFMEFKKHFMWDDSIEQAVKLDFMKIAARRYKDFVYEIKMANDDPKKGRPPFIHEREWPDWLSYWRSEAVVKKSETAKKCRMSEPEGPGTGQVKHKGGSKSTLQIADEIAKKKGVDPS, encoded by the exons ATGGCTAGAGGAAGCAGTGACACGCACAGTGGTAGACGAGGGCGCGGTGATGGTAGAGGGCGATCATCATCCTCTGGGGCATCATCACAGGCGTCTGATGAGGGCATTCATGATTCAGTTGCCCAGATACAGTTGGCTGGAGGTAGTGGATCCGCTCCGACATCATCAGAAGATACCGTGCCCAGCAGCCACTCGAGCACAGGGCGGATTATGTTGACCATTACACCTCAGGG TAAGATCTACCCATACGAGTACGTGCCCAAAGCGTGTACTCATATTTTCAAGCAAGTTAGGAACCCTAATGGCTTTAACTGGAAGGCGACACATGATGATGTgaagaatttatattttatggaATTCAAG AAGCACTTCATGTGGGATGATAGTATCGAACAGGCAGTGAAGTTGGATTTTATGAAGATCGCGGCTCGTAGGTATAAAGATTTTGTATATGAAATCAAGATGGCAAATGATGATCCGAAGAAGGGAAGGCCACCATTTATTCATGAGCGTGAGTGGCCTGATTGGTTGAGTTACTGGAGGAGTGAGGCTGTGGTTAAGAAATCAGAAACGGCCAAAAAGTGCAGAATGTCTGAGCCTGAAGGTCCAGGAACAGGACAAGTGAAGCATAAAGGAGGCTCCAAATCTACTCTCCAGATTGCCGATGAGATT GCCAAAAAGAAGGGCGTTGATCCCAGTTAG